The stretch of DNA aataagtaaatataccTATACCATAGATAACTTCACCAAAATCCACAGACCTTTTGCCCATAAtgcaaaataattcaattttgcttattacaagcattttcattggtttaaaaatttactttatcagcccataaaggaaaaaatggcgtcgccgtttgtaacgtcgcttctgatttgCTGAGATGATCGACGGCgttatgatttcatagacaaaagagtcccaaaatgaattttgagtattgaagagattatctttagtaaattgaattataaggattaatttgaataatttttttatgttatggagatataacacaaaaatctgagtgtactctcatcataaaccacttcgcggtttatttagagcacactcagatttttgtgttatttctccataacataaaaaaatttattcaagttaatcctaaTTTATGGGTAAAAAAACCAGGTAGATCTCATACAGGTAAAGTAACCTACATGATACAGATTATAATCAGTAGAACAACATAATACTTGCTGGTATATGTTTCTTGAAATGAAGTTGTTCATGGATACAGCCAATGTAGCCTACCTAattgtgtaaactgtatttgtTTGAACAATACTCTCAACTGATGCTTTGAACTTTTTATCATTCTCTCTGAGATAAACTTGACGCAGTAGGGTGCTAATTTTCCTATTAAAGTTTAAACCTGCCTGTCATTTGTAAACTCttttattgattttccaatattctttaatgtatatatttctttcttaaTAGCCCAATACCATCAATCAGATGGTACAAAAAGGACGATGTTGAGATCACAGGTGGGGATAAGTATGAACTGAAAAACTTTAACAGGATACTCAAGATCAATGCTCTAACCGCCGATGATGAACAGGGTTACAAGTGCTCAGCCGTACAAACCTACATTAATAGTAACAATGTTGCCAACAAAAAGACAACAACATTGAACCTCAATGTCACAGGTACATGGTCATgttaatcaaataaaaaattgaGCAATCAAGAtctttatttgtattatttttttattattattcaaattttttttttttggaggggggggggggatttacatcatatttttcttgaatcatgtatattttagagagtttttctttatttgagaaaatatttattggataaaattggaaaaattggaaaatacagcaaaatttctCTTGGGGAAAGAGGCCTTTATTCAACCCTAAATATAACTAAAAAATTACAACACCTCACTGATCAGAGGTAGAGCTGAACCAATCACATtgcttttgttattgtttaggACCTCCTCAAGCAACAAAAGACCAGATGTCAAATGTGGTGGATCCCGAGGGAAATGACATCAAGTTCTCATGTGTTACCACATCCCTACCAAATGAAAATGAACCTTCTACGCCAATTTGGTACTACAATGGGGCAAGGATTACCACAGGTAGTGTAATATGACACTGTtgtctgtatctacaatatggaaAGTTgtattgtaatttgtaattaacatttgttcttttttaaGGGAAAAAATACTTCTGGCAATCTCGACTCAAACCATACATATTGTATCTTTTCTGACTTATGATTTATAAGTTATTCTGATACCTGGAATAATTTCGGATACTTTTGACAGAATTATGCATTGTAAATGGTACATTGTTCTGTATTTGTATactatagagttatctgcccttgtgggtagatattgattgtgatgtcatgtgtttccAAGCGAAATGTtgtacttttcggagaaaattaCATAAATTGTACCCACAAAATGATGACGAAACAATTGATACCTTCAAGGGAACTAACCCTGTAATATTAAAggctgaaaattaaaaaaaaaaaaaatagagaagTGGAATGTGTTTTAGcttaatatttttgttacagCTGAGATTGGCCCTGAACAACGCTATCAGACAGAGTCCGACGGCAAAGTATTAGTGATAAAGAATATACAGAAATCCAACTCGGGTAGTTTCCAGTGTCAGACTTCTAACAGTGAGGGTGTGTTCATGCGTGCAGCAACTCTAGTTGTTATTGGTAAGTGGGTTTTTCCTTGTATTGACAGTAATGACATTGGCAAGGTTTTCCGATTGAATTAACTGAAGTTTTCCATTCGTAGTGTCATGTGATTGAGCTCTTGTTAGTAAAAGCTGACAGAGACTATCTTTACTGATCACAAACTGAaatttcattgttaaatgtAATTAAAGTGTGGGGGTGGGGGGAAAAACCAAATCTTAAATTTTCAGAAATAAAGCttataaaaaaacccagaaataTCTGTTACATAAATCAACATGACAAAACAGTAATAAAAAGTTTTCTTCACAAAAACTTTGAACCATAGATTTAAAGGGCATGCCAGTTCTCTATTAATGGAACTCtcctttttttcttctttttttaaaaatctgaaATGAAATTCCATCAAGGTATATCATCACGATATGGTTAAAAAATAGTATTGTTTGGCATGAAATGGAAATAGATTTTTCATTAACTTtttcaaattgtgttttaacttttacaaattttttttatattattacgAATTGTTCACAGATCCCATTGTTGTTTCGACGGAACCACCAAACAGCTTCGAGCTTTTGCCGGAGGAAGTGAAATACATCGGCATAGAAGCTACTACTGACGCCCCCTATACACTCAAGTACTCCTGGACATTCATAAATACGGACGGAGATATATTCTACAATAACAACTCGGTTAACACCTTCCCTAGTCAGCTGGTTCTCTCCAGTGACCGAAAAAATCTTACACTTGACGGCTCTAACCTAGAGGGATCCAATATTTACACGATCGTGGGGACATATAAAGTCCAGGTCCATCATGAGGAGGACGGGAAAATGTTCGAGACTACAGTTACCACTGACGATACCATTACTCGTAAGTATTCTGTCTTAACCTACTATAGAGTAATCTGCCCTTGTGAGTAGATATTTGTCGCAGCGTCATGTATTTACAATCGTAGCGTGATaattttcaaagtaaaattagaatctcaaactCTTCAATGGTGGTGATTGTGTAaagtaggtaacttttgtaacttaggAAAAAACACTAATTTGTCTGCCCCTGTTTTTGATAGGGAAAAAATAGCGTTTGTCaggggtggagcatcttcatACACAATAGATATTTATAGCAAATGATCGTTTTGTAGCTGGTCCTGTTGTGGTGACATCTGCTGGAGGGTTCAACCCGATCATCATCGCCATCATCCTCGGAGTCATTGTCCTCTTTATTGTCATCTTCCTCATCGTCTGTCTCCTCTACAGAAACAGAGGCGGTACTTATCCATGTAAGTAGTTTAATGTAATCAAAATTTATCAGGATTATCAGAATACATGTCTCAGAAATCTTCATTATCAACCATACATTAaaagaggatcttacatgatggctatgtaatatgaaaatcaaacaagtttaataatttgatatgccacaagCCTATAGGCTTACAAGTGTAAGATtgcatttatcacataactttagtaatagtaataattaatttctatCCTATATAGAACGGTAGAAATCTGGCTAGGATGTAAcatttccgtctactgagacaatcatgcgacgtcatatatagattatgatgTCAAAACATGTGTCTTACACATGCACACAGTTGCTATATCCTAAATGCTCATATTCCATTTTCAGTGGACAAAAAGGAACTGGCTGCTGGACATGACCCTGAGAAGGAATTGGCAAATAGTGGTTTCCACGATCTGTCAAGAGCGTGAGTAACACAGCAAACATTGATACGGTATTCACTGTACTAAGTGCCCTAATTTATAACAAAGGGGGTCATTTACTAGGTAAAGAAAAGATTTGAAAGAAAACCCTCACTCAGCCATAATTTAACTCTTTCCGTACTCCTGGTACATTAGTCTGCATATCTTTCTTTCCTTTcatgtatattataatcaaaatagtCATGTGTTAGGGTACTAGTCAAGATTAATTATTTTGCCTACCCTGAATGCTTACAATCTGTACTGAAACATTTACAGGTCTTTTCTGTTCCCATGGTAATTTTGGAAATCCTTTTTCTTTAGTGATGGTTTTGATGACGAGAAACCCACCAATGACAGGATGTCCCTTAACGACAGCGAGAAGGACTACGATAGTGACGACGACTTGGATCAGGAATACGGCATGGACTTTGACACTTCCAAGTTCAATGAAGACGGCTCATTTATTGGACAATACGCTGACAGTAAACGCCATCAGACGAACCAGTCAGTCGTATAAGATCGCTGACACACATCACCAAATGGATTAATCAGTCCTAAAACACTTATACCAAACAGATTGTTTGGTCATGTAAAATTATAAAccaaatataaaacacatactATACTCTTTAACAGCTTTTGGAAACATCATGATACTTAGTTTCGTTGTGTTTATAATTTTGACTGATTTGAAGGATTGAATAGATAGATGATAAGCTCAGGAATTTATACTGATCTGAGATTTTACTTAGGaaagatgtttatttttataataaaacaacCAGTTACAATGGCATTGT from Argopecten irradians isolate NY chromosome 15, Ai_NY, whole genome shotgun sequence encodes:
- the LOC138309194 gene encoding neuroglian-like, giving the protein MYFLSLLLLGSSLFLCQIYGVTLPPSITTTFQPEYYLANHGTVEFKVDCTATGSGSITYKWKVNGAQINDYILRRVFPNGTLFISVSNDTFQPYGEYQCFAENSGGTALSNKFALIEPKLSSFPTKPTSTQTATEFQYKSIKCEDRPTCRPTASCSTEWKIGEGTENTIDVTGERIALDSDGTLHFLYVLDSDQQVRSYYGCGVWNKVVSLLAKGSLTELYVTSVANPSLVDAEIKYYNAPIGVVGKSVELQCIASGYPIPSIRWYKKDDVEITGGDKYELKNFNRILKINALTADDEQGYKCSAVQTYINSNNVANKKTTTLNLNVTGPPQATKDQMSNVVDPEGNDIKFSCVTTSLPNENEPSTPIWYYNGARITTAEIGPEQRYQTESDGKVLVIKNIQKSNSGSFQCQTSNSEGVFMRAATLVVIDPIVVSTEPPNSFELLPEEVKYIGIEATTDAPYTLKYSWTFINTDGDIFYNNNSVNTFPSQLVLSSDRKNLTLDGSNLEGSNIYTIVGTYKVQVHHEEDGKMFETTVTTDDTITPGPVVVTSAGGFNPIIIAIILGVIVLFIVIFLIVCLLYRNRGGTYPLDKKELAAGHDPEKELANSGFHDLSRADGFDDEKPTNDRMSLNDSEKDYDSDDDLDQEYGMDFDTSKFNEDGSFIGQYADSKRHQTNQSVV